The Streptomyces europaeiscabiei genome window below encodes:
- a CDS encoding gas vesicle structural protein GvpA yields MTVVPAQQSGGGGGSSGLYDVLELILDRGLVIDAFIRVSLVGIEILKIDVRVVVASVDTYLRFAEACNRLDLEAGPRKSPGLPDLVGEITESGARGKSKGALSGAAETISDAFKQSREESQSESRPRARKTTSSRKREEQE; encoded by the coding sequence ATGACCGTAGTCCCGGCACAGCAGTCCGGCGGTGGAGGCGGCAGCAGCGGCCTGTACGACGTCCTGGAACTCATTCTCGACAGGGGGCTCGTCATCGACGCCTTCATACGAGTCTCCCTCGTCGGCATCGAGATCCTGAAGATCGACGTCCGGGTGGTCGTCGCCAGCGTCGACACCTATTTGCGCTTCGCCGAGGCGTGCAACCGGCTCGATCTGGAGGCCGGGCCGCGCAAGAGCCCCGGCCTGCCGGACCTCGTCGGTGAGATCACCGAGTCCGGCGCGCGCGGTAAGTCCAAGGGCGCCCTGTCCGGCGCCGCCGAGACGATCTCGGACGCGTTCAAGCAGTCCCGCGAGGAGAGCCAGTCCGAGTCGCGGCCACGGGCCCGCAAGACCACGAGCTCGCGCAAGAGGGAGGAACAGGAGTGA
- a CDS encoding gas vesicle protein GvpG, whose amino-acid sequence MGLITEVLLLPFAPVRGSLWAVRQVVTEAERQYYDPAAVRADLARLEQRLEAGEIDEEEFDRLEDELLDRLEISSQRSTGTGNGTTQ is encoded by the coding sequence ATGGGACTGATCACCGAGGTGCTGCTGCTGCCGTTCGCGCCGGTGCGCGGCAGCCTCTGGGCGGTGCGACAAGTCGTCACCGAGGCCGAGCGTCAGTACTACGACCCGGCGGCCGTCCGTGCCGATCTCGCCCGCCTCGAGCAGCGGCTCGAGGCGGGCGAGATCGACGAGGAGGAGTTCGACCGGCTGGAGGACGAACTCCTGGACCGGCTGGAGATCAGCTCGCAGAGGAGCACAGGAACCGGGAACGGGACGACACAATGA
- a CDS encoding GvpL/GvpF family gas vesicle protein encodes MSTYVYGITASSHPALPEGMGGVGDPARPVRVLREGELAAIVSEAPEGLRPKRKDLLAHQNVLGEAGAGGSLLPMRFGSVAPDDASVTGVLAERAKHYLERLGALDGKVEYNVKASHDEEAVLHRVMGENPELRALTEANRQAGGGTYEDRLRLGEMVVAAVQAREADDAAELRRALEPAAAAVSAGPDSTGWLANLSFLVDRQSAAAFLDAVEDVRKSHQHIDVRVNGPLPPYSFVEPGPAQPAGTTH; translated from the coding sequence GTGAGCACGTACGTCTACGGCATCACGGCGAGCTCGCACCCCGCACTCCCCGAGGGCATGGGGGGAGTGGGCGACCCGGCGCGCCCGGTGCGCGTCCTCAGGGAGGGCGAGCTGGCGGCGATCGTCAGTGAGGCTCCCGAGGGGCTGCGCCCCAAGCGCAAGGACCTGCTCGCCCACCAGAACGTTCTGGGCGAGGCGGGTGCGGGCGGTTCGCTGCTGCCCATGCGGTTCGGCAGCGTCGCACCGGACGACGCGTCCGTCACCGGGGTGCTCGCCGAACGCGCGAAGCACTACCTGGAACGGCTCGGCGCCCTCGACGGCAAGGTCGAGTACAACGTGAAGGCCAGCCACGACGAAGAGGCCGTGCTGCACCGCGTGATGGGCGAGAACCCCGAGCTGCGCGCCCTCACCGAGGCCAACCGGCAGGCGGGCGGCGGCACTTACGAGGACCGGCTGCGGCTCGGCGAGATGGTCGTCGCCGCGGTGCAGGCCCGCGAGGCCGACGACGCGGCGGAGCTGCGGCGGGCACTGGAACCGGCCGCCGCGGCCGTCAGCGCGGGCCCCGACTCCACCGGCTGGCTGGCCAATCTGTCGTTCCTCGTGGACCGGCAGTCGGCCGCGGCGTTCCTCGACGCCGTGGAGGACGTCCGCAAGAGCCATCAGCACATCGACGTGCGCGTGAACGGGCCGCTGCCGCCGTACAGCTTCGTCGAACCGGGGCCCGCGCAGCCCGCTGGGACGACGCACTGA